From the Armatimonadota bacterium genome, one window contains:
- a CDS encoding DUF5693 family protein: MMTRTQSSFTYALMVVGALAAVWVLNQRMAVERANTTVGIAVDFLEVEQLAAATGGSLETVMNDLRQAGATHLALTEDSLQGLMDRGQATLFGEERTTRLWVESSYRLAQAAQALSASCPGNYSRPGGKEGENWLRVPSAATANPAIGVGYSHQALVAARAVGMKIVARPLWQGVRSQQAVESAITMAADTDARIVVFSGDQILGFPGLVGATADALRQHNLTFGFIELAPQNGDAALASKLDYSIVRVHSITDQEMRTISLSRAVDRFVRAAREREVRLLYLRLFPCDEHGPLRPNLDYLATIVGELRAQGLRPGDPAPLASLNPPAWLLALVRLGVCGGLLWVLQALFGLRPVWFWGLAAVVLAGGSTGMMVATGLVRSLAALVSAIVFPTIAVCWGARTLAREKAGRGEGLWLAVVGFLGVCAITAVGGLLIAGLLSDSAYMTRIAQFRGVKLAQLVPLIGAALIWLARQTPQYRERQAGAADKGEWRSL, encoded by the coding sequence ATGATGACGCGCACCCAGAGCAGCTTCACCTATGCCCTCATGGTCGTCGGCGCGCTGGCGGCCGTCTGGGTGCTGAACCAGCGTATGGCCGTCGAGCGCGCCAACACCACGGTGGGCATCGCGGTGGACTTCCTGGAAGTCGAGCAGCTCGCCGCCGCGACGGGCGGGTCACTGGAGACCGTGATGAACGATCTCCGGCAGGCCGGCGCCACGCATCTGGCGCTGACCGAGGATAGTCTGCAGGGCCTGATGGACCGCGGGCAGGCGACGCTCTTCGGTGAGGAGCGCACTACGCGCCTGTGGGTGGAGAGTTCGTATCGACTGGCACAGGCGGCGCAGGCGCTGAGCGCCTCCTGCCCGGGGAACTACTCCCGGCCCGGAGGCAAGGAGGGCGAGAACTGGCTGCGTGTGCCTAGCGCGGCGACCGCGAATCCGGCGATCGGCGTGGGCTATTCACACCAGGCGCTGGTGGCGGCGCGAGCGGTCGGCATGAAGATCGTGGCCCGGCCGCTCTGGCAGGGGGTGCGAAGTCAGCAGGCGGTCGAGTCCGCCATCACCATGGCTGCCGACACCGACGCGCGGATTGTGGTCTTCAGCGGCGACCAGATCCTGGGATTCCCCGGCCTGGTGGGTGCAACCGCGGACGCCCTGCGCCAGCACAACCTGACCTTCGGCTTCATCGAGCTGGCCCCGCAGAACGGAGATGCGGCCCTCGCGTCCAAGCTGGATTACTCGATAGTGCGCGTGCACAGCATCACGGATCAGGAGATGCGCACGATCTCATTGTCGCGTGCGGTGGATCGCTTCGTACGGGCGGCCCGGGAGCGGGAGGTGCGGCTGCTGTATCTTCGCCTGTTCCCGTGCGATGAGCACGGGCCGCTGCGGCCGAACCTGGACTACCTCGCGACCATCGTCGGCGAGCTGCGGGCGCAGGGCCTGCGGCCGGGCGATCCGGCGCCGCTTGCCAGCCTGAACCCGCCCGCCTGGCTGCTGGCGCTGGTGCGGCTGGGGGTATGCGGAGGCCTGCTGTGGGTACTGCAGGCGCTCTTCGGCCTGCGGCCGGTCTGGTTCTGGGGCCTTGCCGCGGTAGTCCTGGCGGGTGGCAGCACCGGCATGATGGTTGCGACCGGCCTGGTCCGCTCGCTCGCAGCGCTGGTGTCCGCCATCGTCTTCCCAACGATCGCGGTGTGCTGGGGCGCGAGGACGCTGGCCCGCGAGAAGGCCGGCCGCGGCGAGGGCCTGTGGCTTGCGGTGGTGGGCTTCCTGGGGGTGTGCGCCATCACGGCCGTGGGCGGCCTGCTCATTGCCGGCCTGCTGAGCGACAGCGCTTACATGACGAGGATCGCGCAGTTCCGCGGGGTGAAGCTGGCCCAACTGGTGCCGCTGATAGGCGCCGCCCTGATCTGGCTCGCCCGCCAGACGCCCCAGTACCGCGAAAGGCAGGCCGGCGCGGCGGACAAGGGCGAGTGGCGATCGCTCT